CTGCCCTTCCTCACCCTTTTCCCCCATGCCCTTccttgccccttgcccccccccacccttcctctccccttgcccccctacccttccacgcccctcgcCCCCCACCCTTCAACGCCCCTTGCCCTTTCACGCCCCtcgcccccgcccttccacgccccttgcctccatgcccttccacgccccttgccccccgcccttccatgccccttgccccacCGCCCTTCcacatcccttcccccccgcccttccattccccttgcccccctgcccttccacgccccttgtcccccccccgcccttccacgccccttgccccctgctcttccactccatgccccctgcccttccatgccccccacccctgcaAGCCCGGGCAACgttgggtatatcagctagtatcacCATAAAAACCATTTGAAGTGCCTTGGACTCCACTTGGGCACCAACCTCTCCCAACCctgcccatcccctccccccaggttgggaaacactgcttacAGAGaacaatgaatatatataaagacagggttgcagacctgtctaagacatgcaaatgaacatacagtaatatttacagtggctgtatgctttactgtggaggggttttgtcactttttttacccaccataacctaaatgacagtggtgattacctagtctagtctcaaacctgcttgccattaagaccagcctcacactgatgatacccatcaaggttgaaacatgtatgtgagtaggtctaatggctttgcatctcatcccagcctctgtttaaaagctgtgtttaaaacagcatgcattggcttgaggattggcttgtgtaatacgagcttgagacaaaaggtggcactgagtgctcatttgcatgtcatttcccagaatcccttgctgcagtggaagcgctgtattctgggtgacaatggggaaagacagggttgcagacctgtctaagacatgcaaatgaacatacagtaatatttacagtggctatatatatgtatatatatatatatatatatatatatatatatatatagccactgtaaatattactgtatgctcatttgcatgtcttagacaggtctgcaaccctgtctttccccattgtcacccagcatacagcacttccactgcagcaagggattctgggaaataacatgcaaatgagcactcagtgccaccttttgtctcaagctcgtattacacaagccaatcctcaagccaatgcatgctgttttaaacacagcttttaaacagaggctgggatgagatgcaaagccattagacctactcacatacatgtttcaaccttgatgggtatcatcagtgtgaggctggtcttaatggctagcaggtttgagactagactaggtaatcaccactgtcattaaggttatggtgggtaaaaaaagtgacaaaaaccctccacagtaaagcataaagcaactgtaaatattactgtatgttcatttgcatgtcttagacaggtctgcaaccctgtctttccccattgtcacccagcatacagcacttccactgcagcaagggattctgggaaataacatgcaaatgagcactcagtgccaccttttgtctcaagctcgtattacacaagctaatcctcaagccaatgcatgctgttttaaacacagcttttaaacagaggctgggatgagatgcaaagccattagacctactcacatacatgtttcaaccttgatgggtatcatcagtgtgaggctggtcttaatggctagcaggtttgagactagactaggtaatcaccactgtcattaaggttatggtgggtaaaaaaagtgacaaaaaccctccacagtaaagcataaagcaactgtaaatattactgtatgttcatttgcatgtcttagacaggtctgcaaccctgtctttccccattgtcacccagcatacagcacttccactgcagcaagggattctgggaaataacatgcaaatgagcactcagtgccaccttttgtctcaagctcgtattacacaagccaatcctcaagccaatgcatgctgttttaaacacagcttttaaacagaggctgggatgagatgcaaagccattagacctactcacatacatgtttcaaccttgatgggtatcatcagtgtgaggctggtcttaatggctagcaggtttgagactagactaggtaatcaccactgtcattaaggttatggtgggtaatatatatatacacacagtatatgtatgtttttAAGTTCCCTTATCTTATAGTGAATTTAGAAGAGAAATAAACTTACAAGAAGGCAACAAAGCAATGAATCTatattaaattcatttttatttccctatagTATATAAAGAAACAACAAATGAACAGTTAATTATCTTAAGGCTTTGTTACATAGTGTACTAGTGTAAACAATGAAACAAGgatgaaaaatacaaaataataacatGTCTAAGCAAAAATGTGTGTTGGACATTGATCTACAAATCTAAATCAACATACATCCAGTCACCAAAATGTAAGCCAAAATGTCTTGGGATTTCAACATCCTATGATTTATGTTGACTACATAAGGATCTAGGTATCATGGTACGTGGTATCATGGTATGGTATGCCCTTAACAGGGGTGTTTCTGGGTGCCACTTTACGGCTGCTGAAAAGAGACAAGGCGTTAGTATGGGTGATAATCTGTGCAGAGCATTGTGGGAGATTTTATTGGGGACACTGCCAACTTACCTGTGTAAACCTCGTACCACATTGTGTTTTTGATGTCGTTAGTGCACCAACAATTCTACAATACTGATATATAAACATGGTCTCCAAGAAGACATTTATAACACGCCAAGAAAAGACATATAGATGTAGATGGATCCGTTTAAATCCAATTGAATTGCATCCATTTTTGTAACTAGTTAAGGACTAAGGGACTTTTTCAATAAACTTCTAAGAGGTGATGCCCACTTCTCCCTATTCAATGGTGAAGATGCAGGTGAAGCATCCGTGAAAACAAAATGGTGAATGCCTCTTCGTTCAAAATGCAAATGACCATGCAAACAAACAGTGGAAGCAAAATTAAATATTCTTCCGGTATTCAATAAGTTACAAAGAGTTTTTCAATATGTAAACTGTTCAAGTATCACTACTTTTATCTACAGCTACACAAATTGTTGTGAATAAGGCAAAATGTTTTTTAAAGTGTCTGCAGCCGCCCCTTTGGGAACTACTATTTCCATTTAGGGGCTAACAGCTTTAATGGTTAAACTACATgggctcactcaggttactccACATCATGTGATATAGGATGAGTATGCTGAAAGGATTGCCACtcccttgtatgtcttgtgacctgTGATTTAAGTATAAGTAGTATAAAGGGTAAATATAGCTCCAGACTCTATTCTAGAAGCCGGTTCCTaagagttctgactggggtccttACTGTGAGTCCAGTAATTAAATTCATGTGTATAGCAAGTGTATTAAGACCAGCGTTTGTTCTTTTCAGTTAGTAACATTCCCATTAAGTAAGTGCCAGTAATAAAGGCTCTCAATTGTTCTcaccattgaaaaggaggaaGTATGATTTTGGTAAGGAGTTCTCGGCATAGTAACTCAGGAGTATGTTTAGACTGACCCAACCGGAAGGTTTTTTTGTGCATTTCCTGATCAAATagttatggaggaggtttgcagTACATAGCAGCATTTGCTAAATCAGAAGCCTAGAATGTATGCTATAACGGCCCATTCGACAGGTGCTGGAGCATTATTAATCCCATGCAAGAGGCTGCCAATGTTTCCCTTACTATGGATAACAATTGAAGTACATctccagcgtaggagtgagagatACCAAGAGATGAAGTCAAGAATGATATTGTTTGCCACGAGTTTCTGTCAAGTAACCAGCATGTCAATGTCTGTGAAGCATTATTGATGGATGTCTAATAAAGCACctctttgtttatataatttcCTGCCGTTCATCCTTGTTATATTCAATTATCCATGCCCAACCTGCCCTTACCCATTGCAAAGGCCAAGAGACTGAGCACtgtcaatgtactgtatatagtccaTCTGATGTAACCTCTGTTAGAGCTGGGTAAGGACAGTTACATGTCTATGTAGGAACCTGAAAAATCCCCCCCAAATTTAGACGTTTTTGCATGTATATTGCATGTCCGAAAAAGAGAAAGAACATGTGTGAGCGAGAAACAATGGTGAGTGAATGAGACCAGTTGAATTAatgagagagagtgaatgtgagTGCGCATGAGATTTTATGTCCGACATGAGATCTTACCTCCACAATTGAGAAAATATCACTGGTTTTATCCAAGATTTTATCACTTGTTTGAACTCCTTGTTTTATCACAACGCTATATCTGGTTTTATTGCTTTTCTTTTATCACTAGTTGTTATCACTCCTTTAAATATTTGTTTGTATGTGCTAAGTGCTTGTGTTTGGCCAAAAATTCTGCATAACTCATTTTTATTAAGTGAAAAGTGTAAACATTTTTCAAGGAAAAACTTGAACGTTGGCTTACAAGACTTTACTGAATGGGACCCTAAGTTGTTTATCACTGACATATGACTGCAGTTGTATCAAATGGGGGCCTTTTTATATTAATTGGTGCATCAAAGCTGTATCACATATAAGGAGTGTGAGTCCAACAAATATGATGTAATTATGCCAACATTTCCTCCTGGTGGGTTACCCACATTTTGTCCATTATCTTTtgttatacatttaaaaaaataaactggTTTATATTCCCATGTTGATTAAAGCACTGTTAGGTTTGGCTTACTTGCATTGACTTGGATTTGCCTCATCCCTTGGACTTTCTCAAACATGCCTCAATATGGCATAAAAAACAGTGAATACCATAGGTCTCTTGTACATGTTTTACATGGCAGGGGCCTGCTGGACACTGTGAGATACCAGCCTTTTGGTAACCCTCTTGAATGCCTCTTTCACCTCCTTATTCCTTAGACTGTATATTATGGGGTTTAAAGTGGGTGTGAACACAGCATAGAGAGCAGACACTATTTTGTCCTTCTCCAATGAGAGACTGGACCTAGGGCGAATGTAGGTGAAAATGACTGCACCATAATACATGAAAACAATGGTGATGTGTGAGGCACAGGTGGAGAAGGCTTTGCGCTTGCCTTCAGCAGAACGTATCTTCATTATGGTGGAGATAATAAAGACGTAGGAAATGCAAGTGAGAAGGCAACAGGCCATACCAAGGATGACATCGGCAGTGAAGAACATTATCTCGTTTAAGTAGGTGTCTCCACAAGCCAACATCAGCAGGGGCATTATCTCGCAGAAGAAGTGGTTGATCTTATTGTCATCACAATAGGGAAGTCGGAAGGTAAAATATGTGTGTGTCATGGAGTTGAGGAAGCCAATGATCAAGAGGACAACTGTCACATTGATGCAGAGCCGCCGATTCATAATGGTAACATAGCGCAATGGTTTGCCAATTGCGATGTACCGGTCATATGCCATGACTGTAAGTAGTAGAAGCTCAACGCCCACCAGCCATGTGAAGAAAAACATCTGGGCAGCACATTCATAATATGAAATGGTCTTGGACCGAGACACATAGCTGGTTAGCATCTTGGGTATAGTAGCTGATGTGCAACAGATGTCAAGGAATGACAGGAGCcccaggaaataatacataggGAAGTTGAGACCTGGGTCAATACTGGTAAGGAGAAGGATGATTAGATTACCTATTAAGGCGACTAAGTAAATGATTAGGAATATGATAAATAGCAGAGTCTCCAATTCTGGATGAGTGGACAACCCCAAGATAACGAATTCAGACACAAAGGAGACATTGGTCTTCATGCTGATGTGTCCTCAACTGTGTTTTAGAAGAAACAACAAGAAGGTAAATGTTGGAATGGAGAATTATTAAGTTAGATATTTTACAAGGATTAGTACTAACATAGATTCAACTAAGGCAAgtttcacaatgttttattgtATGTAGAATGTCTTGATATTACTGTATCATATTCTGATACTAAAACTTGTAGGTGAATATTCATTTTATGCATACATTTCCCCCCCAACTATCTGTTTTAACTGATCTCTAAGAATGACTAGTATATGTCTACATTATGTACTATAACCTATTTGTAATATTTGATGCCCATATTTCTCTGATTACACATAAATATGGGTTTACCTGTGGTGAAGTTATATGGCAGATGAGGCAGGTAAACTTAGTGATGTTCACAAACCTTTGGGAATGCTAAGTAGATGCACAGTACAAGGGAGCAAGAGACAAACAGATCATTTACAGACGTAAATGATTATTTATCAGTTGTATCTCTAACATGGGAAACAGATTACTGGGCGTTGGTAGGATATGTTCATTTAAAGAATATAATGACGTTGTCAGCACATGACAAGCACACAATCCTTGCTTGTGATACTATATACCATATACTGTAATGGAGCAAGATATGATATATACATACGTGTAGTTGCACAGCATCTTCCAAGGCAGCATTGGTTTCATCTATATTTGTTGTTATGAAGACGAGATCTGGTGTTTAACATTTACATTAATCAACATCTCTGTAAATTGTAGATCATTGCTCAATGATTTCTATCACCTCTTTCTCAGCAAAGGAAAAACAAAGCCGTAGTTAATGTAAATAAGCTTTCCCCATGTTATGAACTAGAGAGGTGCAAACTGTGCACAAAGCAAttgcaaacattaaaaaaaaattctctatAATTTGATTCCCTGCAAAACATTTTAACAAGCCACTAAATGGATACTGATGTCGCCAAATGAGTAAGCTCCCAGTGAAATGCCACCAGAGACTGAGTGAAACGCTGTGTGACTTCTTTATCTTCCCAGCATTAAGTCTAGCAATTTTAAAGAATTTAACAAATTAGTGTATTAATCAAAATTGTGATGCACATTGAGTAACTGCTTGGCCAATCAATGCAAACTGAAAACAGAGATGCTGCAAATGGATTGCCACCTCCGTTTGCCCACTTGTAAGGTTCAGTGACCCAAGTAAGTGACATCGGGGGGTTAGACCAAAAATAAGTTATTCAAAGTTAGAATAGGACACTCACTCTATTAAAGTCTATTACATCTATTATGTTCAGCAGCAACCATGGTTTCTTCTCTACCAGTGACAAGACTGGATGCTGATCTTGCTGCATATTCTGATATTGCTTCTTATCCTTCATATTCTTTCCGTGAAGAAATTAAGAATGGCAAAATAAGTCTGAAGATCTCACCTGATCCCATTTAATCTAAATGGAAAATCCTGCAGTTGCTATAAAATAAAACCATGCAGTTATGTAATAATTTTCACTAGTATTTCTAACAATGGTTTATAATTTAATACATTTGAGCAGCCTTCCCAGAAATCCTCAAAACAGCCTAATGTCACACATCCTGGAATTATATTTTCTTTATTGCTTGAGATCATGTGCCCGAACCGAGCAAAGTAACACAGAATTCTTATCAAATTCACAGCACAGGCAACTTTTATAGATCAGCAGAAAAACATTTTTACATAAAATTTTCTCTGAAACAGAAAAAAACTAATAGAGGATTTTACAATGAAGTGTAATGATGATGATCAGCAATGATAAGATAGAGCCTGTTTGCCTAAGTGAGTCTCCGTTCATCCTACCTTGTGTGATTCCAAGCTCAAGATGCATATACGCAATGGTCTAGTGTtcagggtactgtatatatagaaagCTTCACAGACTCCTGAGATGCAAACCCTTCAGGAATTTTGGATGGTGGGAGGAATTAACTCTGAGAGTAGAATTGTAAGTAATTTGTTAAGGTCAGATAATGTCGTTAGTAAACAAACTTTC
The Ascaphus truei isolate aAscTru1 chromosome 13, aAscTru1.hap1, whole genome shotgun sequence DNA segment above includes these coding regions:
- the LOC142464557 gene encoding olfactory receptor 13G1-like — encoded protein: MKTNVSFVSEFVILGLSTHPELETLLFIIFLIIYLVALIGNLIILLLTSIDPGLNFPMYYFLGLLSFLDICCTSATIPKMLTSYVSRSKTISYYECAAQMFFFTWLVGVELLLLTVMAYDRYIAIGKPLRYVTIMNRRLCINVTVVLLIIGFLNSMTHTYFTFRLPYCDDNKINHFFCEIMPLLMLACGDTYLNEIMFFTADVILGMACCLLTCISYVFIISTIMKIRSAEGKRKAFSTCASHITIVFMYYGAVIFTYIRPRSSLSLEKDKIVSALYAVFTPTLNPIIYSLRNKEVKEAFKRVTKRLVSHSVQQAPAM